In Pyricularia oryzae 70-15 chromosome 2, whole genome shotgun sequence, one genomic interval encodes:
- a CDS encoding oligosaccharide translocation protein RFT1, which produces MTKMADHKVASNMSSPAASGALRGASLLILLQIASRAITFIANQLLLRFLTAQLLGISTQLEVYYLSVLFFARESLRVAIQRQGGTNKDKTSQARNTQAVVNLSYLSILPGVFVAGLLGWLYVTSLSDETTASAPHLIISLYIYAVASIVELLSEPAFMVMQTRLQFGARAAAESIATFSRCAVTLGSAVIASRGAFEAGVLPFALGQLSYGVTLLVVYAYYGLSLASVEGFSLLPKKLESPSTKEKKSKDESFVLSLFPRPTLNLARSMIAQSLVKHILTQGDTLLVSALASPTSQGVYALANNYGGLAARLVFQPVEESSRSYFSRLLASTSSDKESDKDSLRKEKKAAAEKASADLTILVKLYTTFSAVVVAIGPTAAPLLISLVAGPRWASSGAGAVLAVYALYIPLLALNGVSEAFVASVATEAEVHAQSLWMGAFSLAFAAAGFVFLRVLDWGARGLVVANAINMVCRIIWCAVFIKRYFGRLGVKFELSELRPSGVTVGAAVVTSQAVARLSGPDVSGLAVRGVLFALVKIASLGVVFIAVVAVGERQFLMQCIDKARGQRQRPTAKQ; this is translated from the exons ATGACAAAAATGGCCGATCACAAGGTGGCTAGCAACATGAGTAGCCCTGCGGCTTCTGGTGCCTTGCGCGGCGCTTCGCTGCTCATACTGCTCCAGATAGCTTCGCGGGCCATCACCTTCATCGCCAATCAGCTCCTCCTCAGATTCCTGACAGCACAGCTTCTTGGCATTTCAACCCAGCTCGAGGTCTACTATCTATCCGTGCTCTTTTTTGCACGCGAGAGTCTCCGAGTTGCTATACAGCGCCAGGGTGGAACAAACAAAGACAAGACCTCCCAAGCCCGCAACACCCAGGCTGTTGTCAACCTTTCGTACCTTTCCATCCTGCCGGGTGTCTTTGTAGCAGGACTTCTCGGCTGGCTGTATGTGACATCGCTCAGCGATGAGACGACAGCTTCGGCACCGCACCTCATCATCTCGCTCTACATATACGCCGTGGCTTCCATCGTCGAGCTCCTTTCAGAGCCAGCATTTATGGTGATGCAGACGAGGTTGCAATTCGGCGCCCGAGCAGCTGCCGAGTCCATTGCTACGTTTTCTCGCTGTGCCGTCACCCTAGGCTCTGCTGTCATTGCCTCACGTGGTGCATTCGAGGCAGGAGTACTGCCATTTGCGCTTGGGCAGCTCAGCTACGGCGTCACTCTCTTGGTTGTGTATGCATACTACGGCTTGTCCCTAGCCAGCGTTGAAGGCTTCTCGCTGCTGCCCAAGAAGCTAGAAAGCCCCTcgacaaaggaaaagaaaagcaaggaTGAGAGTTTTGTTCTTTCCCTCTTTCCTCGCCCGACACTAAACTTGGCCCGCAGCATGATTGCTCAAAGCTTGGTCAAGCATATTCTCACGCAGGGCGACACACTCTTGGTGAGCGCACTCGCCTCACCCACATCTCAGGGTGTCTACGCCTTGGCCAACAACTACGGCGGATTAGCAGCACGACTCGTGTTTCAGCCCGTAGAGGAAAGCAGTCGATCCTACTTTAGCAGGCTTCTCGCATCGACGTCATCTGACAAGGAGTCTGACAAAGACAGTTTgcgcaaggagaagaaggctgCCGCCGAAAAGGCCAGTGCGGACCTCACAATACTCGTCAAGCTGTACACCACTTTCTCGGCTGTAGTCGTCGCCATCGGTCCCACGGCCGCACCACTTCTCATCAGCCTAGTGGCCGGTCCCCGCTGGGCATCATCAGGGGCCGGCGCTGTGCTGGCCGTGTATGCGCTGTACATTCCTCTTCTTGCCCTCAACGGCGTCTCGGAAGCTTTCGTCGCTTCCGTGGCCACCGAGGCCGAAGTACATGCCCAGAGTTTGTGGATGGGTGCATTTTCGCTCGCTTTTGCCGCAGCCGGTTTCGTGTTCTTGCGGGTCCTTGACTGGGGCGCCAGGGGACTGGTCGTGGCCAACGCGATTAACATGGTCTGCCGCATTATCTGGTGTGCGGTATTCATCAAACGGTACTTTGGAAGGCTCGGTGTCAAATTTGAACTGTCCGAACTGAGGCCCAGCGGCGTGACTGTCGGCGCCGCTGTGGTTACCAGCCAGGCGGTTGCCCGTCTGAGTGGCCCTGATGTTTCTGGTCTGGCGGTGCGAGGCGTTCTTTTTGCGCTCGTCAAAATCGCATCCCTGGGGGTCGTCTTCATTGCAGTAGT TGCTGTCGGAGAACGACAATTCCTCATGCAATGCATTGACAAGGCTCGTGGACAACGCCAACGACCGACGGCAAAGCAATAA